The proteins below come from a single Miscanthus floridulus cultivar M001 chromosome 1, ASM1932011v1, whole genome shotgun sequence genomic window:
- the LOC136449780 gene encoding ubiquitin domain-containing protein DSK2a-like — MGGGDADAGGEPAAAQATLHIRCTNGSKFAVRADLGTTVGAFKAIVAESCDVPAPQQRLIYKGRILKDEQTLASYGVETDHTIHMVRGAAPPPASTAPAANQEPTTAAPASSPAAGLGGLLQSLGATGAAANSGGSGLFGSGLPELDQMQQQLAENPNLMREIMNMPLMQNLMNSPELIRSILMNNPQMRELIDRNPDLAHVLNDPSIMRQTFEAVRNPELMREMMRNTDRAMSNIESSPEGFNMLRRMYETVQEPFLNATTMGSEGDRNSNPFAALLGNQGSNQARDSAANGTTTASDPTSGSPAPNTNPLPNPWGPNAGSAQGAARSPPASNTRSTTAGGLGGLGSADLGSMLGASGGGSDATFLTQVLQNPTMMQMMQNIMSNPQSMNQLLNMNPNVRNMMESNTQMREMIQNPEFLRQLTSPETLQQLISFQQSLMSQLGQQQAGQERTQSGSGAGNVNLNTLMNMFSGLGAGGGLGVPNAPNVPPEELYATQLAQLQEMGFFDTQENIRALAATAGNVHAAVERLLGNMGQ; from the exons ATGGGCGGAGGGGACGCCGACGCCGGCGGCGAGCCCGCGGCCGCGCAGGCCACGCTGCACATCCGGTGCACCAACGGCTCCAAGTTCGCCGTGCGGGCCGACCTGGGCACCACCGTCGGGGCGTTCAAGGCGATCGTCGCCGAGAGCTGCGACGTGCCAGCGCCGCAGCAGCGGCTGATCTACAAGGGCCGGATCTTGAAGGACGAGCAAACCCTAGCCAGCTACG GTGTGGAGACAGACCATACAATCCACATGGTACGTGGTGCTGCGCCACCACCAGCATCTACTGCACCTGCAGCCAACCAGGAACCTACCACTGCTGCTCCTGCCAGTTCCCCAGCAGCAGGATTGGGTGGCTTGTTGCAAAGTCTGGGTGCTACAGGGGCTGCTGCTAACAGTGGGGGGTCGGGTTTGTTTGGATCTGGCCTCCCTGAGTTAGACCAGATGCAACAACAGCTAGCGGAAAATCCGAACTTGATGAGGGAAATAATGAATATGCCACTCATGCAGAATTTGATGAACAGTCCTGAACTCATACGCAGTATACTAATGAACAATCCTCAAATGCGTGAGCTCATTGATCGCAATCCAGATCTTGCTCATGTCCTCAATGATCCAAGCATCATGCGCCAGACTTTTGAAGCAGTTCGGAATCCTGAACTCATGAGGGAGATGATGCGGAACACAGACAGAGCCATGAGCAACATTGAATCTTCTCCAGAAGGATTCAACATGCTCCGTCGCATGTATGAAACTGTCCAAGAGCCTTTTCTGAATGCAACAACAATGGGTAGCGAGGGTGATCGAAACTCGAATCCATTTGCTGCTCTTCTAGGAAACCAGGGGTCTAACCAAGCAAGAGACTCAGCTGCAAATGGAACAACTACAGCTTCAGACCCCACATCAGGTTCTCCAGCTCCAAATACTAATCCACTTCCGAATCCTTGGGGCCCAAATG CTGGCTCTGCCCAAGGAGCAGCAAGGTCCCCTCCTGCTAGCAACACTAGGAGTACTACAGCAGGTGGCCTAGGAGGGTTGGGTTCAGCAGATTTGGGAAGTATGCTTGGTGCCAGTGGTGGTGGCTCTGATGCTACCTTCTTGACTCAAGTTTTGCAAAACCCAACTATGATGCAGATGATGCAGAACATTATGTCTAATCCTCAGTCCATGAATCAG CTGCTTAATATGAATCCAAATGTACGTAACATGATGGAATCTAATACTCAAATGAGAGAAATGATTCAGAATCCAGAATTTCTTCGCCAGTTGACGTCTCCTGAAACATTGCAG CAATTAATTTCATTCCAGCAGTCTTTGATGTCACAACTTGGCCAACAACAAGCTGGACA GGAGCGGACACAATCAGGCTCTGGTGCAG GCAATGTCAACCTCAACACCTTGATGAACATGTTCAGCGGGCTTGGTGCTGGTGGTGGCCTAGGTGTTCCAAATGCTCCTAATG TGCCGCCAGAAGAACTGTATGCAACACAATTAGCTCAGCTCCAAGAAATGGGTTTCTTTGACACACAGGAGAACATCCGAGCCTTGGCCGCTACCGCTGGAAATGTTCATGCTGCAGTGGAGCGACTTCTTGGAAATATGGGCCAATAG
- the LOC136508648 gene encoding large ribosomal subunit protein uL18z isoform X2: MAGGFVKTQKTNAYSKRFQVKFKRRRAGKTDYRARIRLINQDKNKYNTPKYRFVATGEDFSVEPAEGRRPFRALLDVGLIRTTTGNRVFGALKGALDGGLDIPHSDKRFAGFKKDDKQLDADIHRKYIYGLHVAEYMKNLADEEPEKYQAHFSEYIKKGIEADEMEALYKKVHAAIRADPSMAKSTKKPPKEHKRYNPKKLTYEQRKASLVERLNALNSSGGADDDDEDDE; this comes from the exons ATGGCG GGGGGGTTCGTCAAGACCCAGAAGACCAATGCTTACTCCAAGCGTTTCCAAGTGAAGTTCAAGAGAAGGCGCG CTGGTAAGACAGACTACAGGGCAAGGATAAGGTTGATTAACCaagacaagaacaagtacaatacGCCCAAATACCGATTTGTT GCCACTGGTGAGGACTTCTCTGTCGAGCCAGCCGAAGGGAGGAGGCCTTTCCGTGCACTCTTGGATGTCGGCCTTATTAGGACTACCACTGGAAACCGTGTCTTTGGTGCCCTGAAG ggaGCTTTGGATGGTGGTCTGGATATTCCTCACAGCGataagaggtttgctggcttcaAGAAGGATGATAAGCAGCTGGATGCTGATATCCACCGCAAGTACATCTATGGTCTCCATGTTGCTGAGTATATGAAG AATCTGGCTGATGAGGAGCCCGAGAAGTACCAGGCTCACTTCAGTGAGTACATCAAGAAGGGAATTGAGGCTGATGAAATGGAAGCTCTGTACAAGAAGGTCCATGCTGCCATCCGTGCTGATCCTAGCATGGCCAAGTCAACAAAGAAGCCACCAAAGGAGCACAAGAG GTACAATCCCAAGAAGTTGACCTATGAGCAGAGGAAGGCCAGCCTCGTGGAAAGGCTCAACGCCCTCAACTCCTCTGGCggtgccgatgatgatgatgaggatgacgagTGA
- the LOC136508648 gene encoding large ribosomal subunit protein uL18z isoform X1, translating to MAGGFVKTQKTNAYSKRFQVKFKRRRAGKTDYRARIRLINQDKNKYNTPKYRFVVRFTNKDITAQIVSASIAGDMVLAAAYSHELPRYGLEVGLTNYAAAYCTGLLLARRVLKIRDLDQEYEGNVEATGEDFSVEPAEGRRPFRALLDVGLIRTTTGNRVFGALKGALDGGLDIPHSDKRFAGFKKDDKQLDADIHRKYIYGLHVAEYMKNLADEEPEKYQAHFSEYIKKGIEADEMEALYKKVHAAIRADPSMAKSTKKPPKEHKRYNPKKLTYEQRKASLVERLNALNSSGGADDDDEDDE from the exons ATGGCG GGGGGGTTCGTCAAGACCCAGAAGACCAATGCTTACTCCAAGCGTTTCCAAGTGAAGTTCAAGAGAAGGCGCG CTGGTAAGACAGACTACAGGGCAAGGATAAGGTTGATTAACCaagacaagaacaagtacaatacGCCCAAATACCGATTTGTTGTGCGATTT ACCAACAAGGACATCACTGCACAAATCGTATCTGCAAGTATTGCGGGTGATATGGTTCTTGCTGCTGCCTATTCCCATGAGCTGCCACGATACGGTCTAGAAGTTGGTCTGACCAACTATGCTGCAG CCTACTGCACTGGTCTTCTTTTGGCTCGTCGTGTGCTCAAGATTCGTGATTTGGATCAGGAGTATGAGGGCAATGTTGAG GCCACTGGTGAGGACTTCTCTGTCGAGCCAGCCGAAGGGAGGAGGCCTTTCCGTGCACTCTTGGATGTCGGCCTTATTAGGACTACCACTGGAAACCGTGTCTTTGGTGCCCTGAAG ggaGCTTTGGATGGTGGTCTGGATATTCCTCACAGCGataagaggtttgctggcttcaAGAAGGATGATAAGCAGCTGGATGCTGATATCCACCGCAAGTACATCTATGGTCTCCATGTTGCTGAGTATATGAAG AATCTGGCTGATGAGGAGCCCGAGAAGTACCAGGCTCACTTCAGTGAGTACATCAAGAAGGGAATTGAGGCTGATGAAATGGAAGCTCTGTACAAGAAGGTCCATGCTGCCATCCGTGCTGATCCTAGCATGGCCAAGTCAACAAAGAAGCCACCAAAGGAGCACAAGAG GTACAATCCCAAGAAGTTGACCTATGAGCAGAGGAAGGCCAGCCTCGTGGAAAGGCTCAACGCCCTCAACTCCTCTGGCggtgccgatgatgatgatgaggatgacgagTGA